One Arachis hypogaea cultivar Tifrunner chromosome 18, arahy.Tifrunner.gnm2.J5K5, whole genome shotgun sequence genomic window, ataaaaatatttaaaatttaaactcaataaaaacatatttttaatgaattttatacttatttaatttaataatttattataatattgacTGAAATTAATggtaataatattactgttttagTATTAGTGTTATTTGTTACTTCACTtatatttaagattttttttaaaaataaaattaaaaaattattattttctaaaaccCTATTTTTCaaccttaattttttaaatatgatttttttttattcaaagcaAGTTCGCCGCATCCTTGGCGAACTCTATAATTTTTTATAGAGTTGTATAAATTTTATAGGGTTCGCCTAATCCCGGCAAACTCcacttcaaattctaaaaaaaattactaactcAAATTCTTAACCTTCACCAGCAACTATTATCATCGTCTCCAGAGTACATgaaataatgtttttttttatttataatgaaaaaatCCTTGTTAAATATGACTATGTATATGTATTTCTGGAGACGATGATAATAGTTGTCATTGCCATCAGTAATGTTGAAAAACTCATGCTTGTTGTCCGTGTATTTTGTGTACTCCTATATACTCTTGGATACAATGACAATGACTTAAAAATTTGAGTttaatagaatttaaaaaaaaattgaagtgaaTTTCATTGAGAATTAAAGGCTCAGTTATTTGTATATTAGAAACCAACGTGTGTTATTCAATGATATTTGGAGAGCATTGTGTATTACTCTACTATGGGCctgctttaaatttttgaaagaaacaaAACGTTGAAGACGTTTTGTGGCAGAgtgatttttcttttataataaactaggCAAAACGGCATCGACGAGTTgattaaatttcttttaaaattttgtagGAAGAAAACGTCAGCGACGTAATgtgtaaactttttttttttaattttattttaagcaaAACGTCAACGATGtgttgtatattaattttttttttaaatgaaaacgtcagtgacgttttattagaatatatatttttaaattattttttggtgAAAACGTCGTTGACGTATTGCAAAAAAGTAAAAACGTTAGTAACGTTTTGTGaaaacgtcagtgacgttttgtgctggaggaaataaaaaaatataaaaataactataaaagaaGTTCTGGATTGTGTTAAAACGCAAAAATAGAGTATGAGAGTAAAGTTTAAGTGAAGTAATGAGAGCTTTGTTCTACAAAATGTGGTCAGTTTGAGAATGAAAAAAATTTGTGAGTGAGTGTGATGAGTGTATGAAATGGAGGgttatattagtttaaaaatatattataatagtcAGATTTTATCTCATACACATGAAGGTGTGAGTTTTTTATGTGAGAATCCATGTGTTATTGTTGTTCCTCTGTCAATAACATATGAAGGACTTAAGAGTATACTTTCTCAAAGTGTAGATCATCAAGTGCAAAAAAGAGTCATAAATATTCTATATAGGCAGCCTGTGCTAGTATTTGGTGGTTTTGGCCAATTTCAAATAATGCATGTGACTGATGAAGATAGTATGCAAAGAATGTTTTTTACCCATCATCAAACTAGAGCACAGACCTCACTtatcgagttgtatgttgagttcgaAGAAATCGATGATGTTGACTTTCCAGAACCCAACATAGACTGGGTGGGTTATAATACTGAAAGCGATGAAGAGTTTGAAGGTAATTATGAAGTTGTTGGTCCAACTGAAGATGTAGAGGAAGATGAGGTAATGGTTGAAAGAGATGTGGCTGATGTTGCAAATGCACTAACCGGACAACATCCATATGGAGAGCCATCTTTTATGCATGCTTTGAATCTGGATGCCATGCATGCACCAGAATTTCCTGAGTACGTCAATACAGgtaattttgttgttgttgttgttatttacttttttaatattagtaatattattatttgttttgcttttatgttagtattatttttaatttttagattgttattactatttattgttctcattattattaataataatagaatattatttagatttatttttgttttattattggtaCAGCTCCAGCTGTTGTAGCTACCGGTGAATTTGCTGTTGGAATGGAATTTAACTCTAGAGAGGCTGTTACTACATTAGTTAAAGAGTATACCATTCGAAGAGGAGTTGATTATAGGGTATATGAATCAGAACCAACAACATTCTATGCTAAATGTGTACAGTATGGAATAAGTTGTGATTGACTTATCAGAGTTAGTCTTATGAAAAGACAGTATTGTTGGGTGATAAGGAGGTACAATGGTAGTCACACGTGCACCAGAAGTACCATATCTCAGGATCATGCTAAACTGGACTCTGAaacaattgcagaagcaataaagccattAGTTGAGGCTGACCCGTCCATAAAGGTAAAATCTGTCATTGCTGAAGTACAATCGAAGTTCAACTACACAATAAGTTATCGCAAAGCATGGTTGGCCAAGCAAAATGCAGTGGAAAAATTATTTGGTGGGTGGGAATCTTCATATGAAGCTTTGCCCACATGGTTTGAAGCAATGGTTGCAAAAGAACCATCAGCAGCTGTTGAGTATGAAACTGCATATGGCTATCGAGGGGATGAGTTAGTTGAAGATCTCCGGATTCTGACACAAGTCTTCTGGGCTTTCTACCCATGCATTAAAGCATTCAGAAGTTGCAAGCCAGTGGTTCAGATTGACGGCACACATTTGTATGGAAAGTATAAAGGAGCTCTTTTAGTTGCAGTATCACAAGATGGCAATGGAAATATCGTGCCGCTTGCATTTTCCATAGTCGAAGGTGAGATTGCTGATGCCTGGCACTTTTTTCTTAGCCATTTGCGAACACATGTAGTTAATCGGGATGGTGTTGCCCTTATCTCTGATCGACACGAGTCAATCATCTCAGCTGTGGGTCGTAGTAATGGAGCATGAGAATATCCGAGAGCTATTCATATGTTTTGCATCCGACATATAGCATCCAACTTTTTGAGGAGTTTCAAGGCACCACACCTGCAGAGGCTAATTGTCAACATTGGCTATTCTAGAACAATGCGTGAATTTGATACGCGTTACCAGAGATTATGTGAGCGGGGGGAGGCTTACAAGCAGTGGTTAGACCGGATCCCTCGACAGCAGTATGCCTTGGCGTATGATGGTGGACATCGTTGGGGCCATATGACAACTAACCTAGTGGAGTGCATTAATGGAGTATTGAAAGGGGCACGCAATCTTCCGGTCACAGCCCTTGTTAAGGCAACTTTTTACAGGCTAAATGCATTGTTCACAAGGAAGAGAGCTGAGGCTGAGGCTCGTATAAGTGTAGGACAACTATTCTCTGAATATGCAACTCAGAAAATTCTGTCAAATCAGCGCTCAGCGGGGAACATTCAAGTTAACCTATTTGATAGGCAGAACGAGGTATTTGAAGTGCGCGAGATGCCAAGTGGGTTGGAGTTTGCAGTAAACTTGCGCCTTCAACATTGTGATTGTGGTGAGTTTCAGGTGGATCGAATTCCATGTCGCCATGTATTTGCCTGCTGTGCAAACCAGCGCCTGGATTGGAAACAGTATGTGCACGAGGTTTATACGATGGGTGAGATCCGAAAGGTATACAAGACCCGATTCAGGCCACTAGGAAACCCAACAACATGGCCTGTGCATCAAGGACCAAGACTCGTACCCAATCCCCACCTCAAGCGAGTGGCCAAAGGTCGTCCTAAGAAAACTcgcttcttgaatgagatggatatTCGTGATCTACGTGGTCCTAGGCGTTGTAGGCTTTGTGGCGGTGAGGGTCATAGTCGAAGCAGATGCCCGCGCCGTGGTGAAACCAGTGCTAGTGGATCGGCTCCAAACTCGTAGTCTGTGACCTTAGTTGTTTCCAACATCTTAGTATGATATTCAGTTGTAGTTTGGGATCTTAGTGATTTCTGTCATTATTTGTAGTATTATGTTCAATTATAGTTTGTCATTTGGCGGTGCATCCAACACTTTATCTAGCCTTATGTTTGTATTGAGTCATGTGACACTTACTTTGCGTAAGTTAATTTACAAGTTTGCTTTGACTAGAGAATTAAATAAAACAACACAATGggtacataattaaaaaaataacataaaattacattccctgaccctaaaccataaacaaccGAGCTAACTCATTTAAATATACTTTTCTTAACGGTTTTGGCCACCTTAGAGCATCCCTTTtttaccctcttcttgatcaatGACGGGCTCCATCTAGATCGACTCTTACGGGCCGGATCAATCCTAAGGTTGTAACCTTTACTTTGACCTTGGACATCTGTAGGATAACACAAATATAGTCATGCTCAACGTCAGCCACTGGCACCTGTATAGGGTCTTGGATAGAGTATAAATCATTAACCCACTGAGATGACTCAGGACCCTGTACCCAATCAATAATGTGTCTATATTGATCCTCATCCTGTGCCACTGCGCCTAGTAACTGTGTCAATGAACCTTGCGGTACCTGTGTCGGCATGTATGCCTCACAAATGGTAGATGGCTGACCATATGGTGGATGGGTGAAAGGTTGTGTATATTCTTGTGTGTATGGTGGGGGTGGATAATGTGGATATggttgtgagtatggtggttgtaTGAAAGGTTGGGTGAAAGGGTTTGCATATTCCTGTAAATACTGTGGGTGTGGATGTTGTGGTGGGTATGGATATGGCTGTTGATATGGTAGGTATGGGTATGGTGGTCCTTATTGTTGAGGTGGTCCTTGTTGTTGAGGTGGTTGTTCTTGCTGAGTTTGTTGTTCTTGCTGATGTGGTTGCTCTTGTTGACCTTCTTCCTCATGCTCAGCAAGCTCGGATACCCGCAAGTGATCACCAAATTTACCAATATACCAGTCTATGTACTGGTCAGATGGTTGATAGTTGTCCACATGTTCACCTGTTAAGACACACATAGAACTATTTAACCATTGTGAGATCCATACTGCATGTTCTATGCCCCAGTTCTTATTCTTTGGACATGTTAGAACTATGTTATGGGACGCTCCAAGTTTCATAGCTTCGACTGGGGGGTCTTGATGAAAGCCAAACTGTCTTCTAATCCTGTCAGTCGGATGCCACTCCACAGCCTCAAAACATATCAAAGGTACAATTGCACTCCAAAAATTTGCACCGTTGTTAATGTCAAATGGAATAACTTGAAGCGCAACCCGATTAGGACTGTATGCGTCCCACACAAACTGAAAAAACAGATCAAATAGCAGAGGTATAAGTGCACCAATAATCAATTTAATTCAACATAATGAAAGGTCTTTGcaacaaaacacttaccccatcCAGAGGAAGATCATCCAACCTTCTCCTGACGTCAGAGGTTGTCCAATTTTTATAATGCTCAGTGGTGGGTTGATAATCATTCCACCTGCCATATCATGTTCATATTAGACCCTAAttaatacagaaaaaaaaaaaccaaaatcgACAACTTAGTTAAATATTACCTGCGAGCGAGTGGAAAGCTGGTATCCACCGGCAGAGGCCCTATTGTCGGCATTCGTATCCAAGCCCACACAAGGAGTAACGCCAAAGGACCATCCATGTCCTTGCAATCATATCTCAATGCCCGACATAATGATCGATACATGTGCGCAAGGCAAGCAGAACCCCAACTAAACTTATGAATTTGAGAAAAGTCACGAAGCAACGGCAAATACTTCCAGTGCACAGAGATTCCAGACTTGTCACTAAATAACGTCGTACCAAATAGACACATTATGTGACATTTCACATAAATTTCCTTACTTACTTGATCAGTCAAATGTTGGCGCCGCTTTAGGGTGCGGAACCATGCCAGCTTGATTCCACTTCCTTTGTGGTCGTTCGGCCCAAGAGCAACACCAAATTAGGCCAAGCACTCGTTTTCTAATCCACTTGTACTATGATCAGTTGATCCAGTCACTGGCAAACCATCAGTTCGGAGTCCAAGAATCATTGCGACGTCCTCCAAAGTGATCGTGCACTCACCATACGGAAGATGAAACGTGTGCGTTTCCGGACGCCACCTTTCAACTAGTGCGTCTACAGTCGGCCTATGAGACACGATCCTCCCAATTTGAGAAACATAATAGAACCCGCTTGCCTTCAGTTGTTCTTCCACTCTATTATCATGAGTCTATTTGGTGTAAGTGTCTCATGTGCAAATTTCTTGAACCctgaaaacaaaatttaatcatTAATAGTAAATTACTATAACCAGTTCATGACTACTATTATATTCAACACTTACTAAATCACTACATATTCTAATAATTGATTATTACTAAATAAACTACTAATTATTAACTACTACAGTAAACATAAAAATTACTTACATATACAGGATGTCGAAGATATTTTACAATATGATCTTCAGCACGTATGATGTCACGTTTTCCCATTTTCCTCTTTTTTAAACTCTGGATTAGAAAGgacatatttaaataattaaaatatttttttaaaatatatttgaaatatatgaaaatttattattaatatatctttaataattctatttttttattaaaaacacattccaaaattaatagtaataaaaGTAACATaactatataattaattttattttttaataataattcaaatttaactaaagaatatttcaaccaaaactaaactaaactaacatCACTAAAAGCATGAATTAATAATAACTGAAACTAATGttttatgtaaattaaaaaaattaaaataatttttaaattattctactttaaatacttttttataataattcagaattaattaaatatttcaaccaaaactaaaatataaattaataattactgAAACTAATATTTTACgtaagttaaaaaaaattctgaaaattattaactaattcttttttaattctgttttttaaattaacaaagttATAAATCaattataaagtaaaaaaatttcttagataattctgtttttcaaaacagctatttcaaattttaaataacaataACCTAAATTAAAGCTAACAGCCTAACAGTAACTAAGTCACtaactaacaataattaatttactaaaactaatcctaacaCTAACTAACACCTATAATGCTATACTAACGCCGATAATACTACTACTaagtactaataattaattaacttactattaattaatagtaaaataatctaaaaaaattacaaagtctTAGTCTATAgttcaaaaaaattttgttcatagtttcagttcaaaaaaaaaaaaaaagcaatcacTAAATCATTTACCTGAATGGAAGAATTTGGTTTAGTTGTGGTGAATGGTCCCCAGTATAAAAGCTGCCGTTTTACTCTGTGGGTTTCTTTATTTTTGGTGGGGTAAGATTGATAAGGATGGAAGGAGACGTTTTGTGGTAGAattgaagagaagatgaagaaatgaaaaagagaaggagTTAAAAATCTTCACGCCGGTGTGAAGGAGATATTTTCTCCCACGTGTTAACCATGCGGCGACGTTTTGTACAAAACGTGTTGAAGAATGAAACTGACGTCGCTGAGAAAATGGCAACGACGTTTTCCTGTATTCCCACAACGGCGTTAAATACGTATTTTTGGCCATTTCAGTGAATAACACTAACATAGGCCCAAATTCTATAAAAACAATAGAGTTCGGGAGACTCAGCCctaaatccaaaaagaaaaatcgtatttaaaaaattaaagttaaaaaatcagaaattatttttttattttatttctgaaaaaatctccttatatttatcttaaattttgttttcattttctccatCAAAACGGGGATGATTAGTTGCTGTGTCCTTCACCCGAAGATCAATacaccatcaccatcatcatgTTCATCCATGGCGGAACTCAAGCAGCACCACTCCCTTCTCATCCGCCTCGGCCTCTCCTCCGACAACCACGCCATCTCCCCACTTATCACCTTCTCCTCCCTCTCTCCATACGGCGATCTCCGCTACGCTGTCACCCTCTTTTCCACCCTCTCAAACCCTGACACCTTTCTCTTCAACACTCTTATCAGAGCCTTCTCCCTCTCCCAAACCCCTCCACTTCCCTCCTCTTCTACTCTGACATGCTCCATCGCTCTCTCTCACCCAACAACTTCACCTTCCCCTCTCTCATCAAATCATCATCACTCTCCGCTACAATTCACCATGGCAGACAGGTCCATGCCCATGTTCTCAAGTTTGGGTTTGGGTCGGATGTTTATGCTCTCAATGCCTTAGCTCACATGTATGTTGGTTTTGGTTTGTTGGGTGATGCAAGgaaggtgtttgatagaatgacTGTGAGGAGTGTTGTGTCTTGGACTATTATGATTTCTGGGTATTCTCAATGGGGGCTTGTGGACGAGGCTCTCGCTGTATTCGAGCTCTTGCCACAGAAGAATTCTGTTGCTTGGAATGCTGTCATTGCGGCTTTCGTAGGCAGCAATCGGTTTCGAGAGGCTTTTGGTTTGTTTCATAGGATGAGGAAGGAGCAGGAGGTGGAGCTGGATATGTATGTAGCTGCTACCATGCTTTCTGCTTGTACTGGAGTTGGTGCTTTGGAGATGGGAGAGTGGATACATCGGTATGTTGTGAGGAGTGGGATTGATTTGGACTCGAAGCTCGCTACGACCATTATTGACATGTATTGCAAGTGTGGTTGTCTGGACAAGGCTTTTGAGGTGTTCAGTGGGTTGCAGCTGAAAGGCCTTTCTTCATGGAACTGCATGATTGGAGGGTTTGCAATGCATGGAAAAGGAAAAGATGCTATTAGGCTTTTTAGGGAGATGGAGAAAGAGATGGTTTCCCCTGACAGTGTTACCTTTGTCAATGTCCTGAGTGCTTGTGCTCATTCAGGGTTAGTTGAGGAAGGCCGCTATTACTTTCGTTACATGACAGAAGTTCATGGCATTGAGCCTGCAAAGGAGCATTATGGCTGCATGGTTGATTTGCTTGCCAGGGCTGGAAGGCTGGAGGAAGCAAGAAAGGTCATAGATGAGATGCCAATGAACCCTGATGCTGGTGCATTAGGTGCACTTCTCGGAGCTTGTAAAATCCATGGAAACCTCGAGTTAGGAGAGGAAATAGGCAAGAGGGTGATTGAGCTAGAGCCTGGAAATAGTGGCCGTTATGT contains:
- the LOC114925814 gene encoding uncharacterized protein, which encodes MREFDTRYQRLCERGEAYKQWLDRIPRQQYALAYDGGHRWGHMTTNLVECINGVLKGARNLPVTALVKATFYRLNALFTRKRAEAEARISVGQLFSEYATQKILSNQRSAGNIQVNLFDRQNEVFEVREMPSGLEFAVNLRLQHCDCGEFQVDRIPCRHVFACCANQRLDWKQYVHEVYTMGEIRKVYKTRFRPLGNPTTWPVHQGPRLVPNPHLKRVAKGRPKKTRFLNEMDIRDLRGPRRCRLCGGEGHSRSRCPRRGETSASGSAPNS
- the LOC140181496 gene encoding serine/threonine-protein phosphatase 7 long form homolog; its protein translation is MCLFGTTLFSDKSGISVHWKYLPLLRDFSQIHKFSWGSACLAHMYRSLCRALRYDCKDMDGPLALLLVWAWIRMPTIGPLPVDTSFPLARRWNDYQPTTEHYKNWTTSDVRRRLDDLPLDGFVWDAYSPNRVALQVIPFDINNGANFWSAIVPLICFEAVEWHPTDRIRRQFGFHQDPPVEAMKLGASHNIVLTCPKNKNWGIEHAVWISQWLNSSMCVLTGEHVDNYQPSDQYIDWYIGKFGDHLRVSELAEHEEEGQQEQPHQQEQQTQQEQPPQQQGPPQQ